Proteins encoded together in one Bacteroides zoogleoformans window:
- the gpmI gene encoding 2,3-bisphosphoglycerate-independent phosphoglycerate mutase, which produces MSKKALLMILDGWGIGDQGKDDVIFNTPTPYWDSLLADYPHSQLQASGENVGLPDGQMGNSEVGHLNIGAGRIVYQDLVKINRACADGSILKNKEIVSAFSYAKEKGKNIHFMGLTSTGGVHSSFDHLFKLCDISKEYGIENTFIHCFMDGRDTDPKSGKGFIEQLTAHCRKSAGKIASIVGRFYAMDRDKRWERVKVAYDLLVNGEGKVATDMVQAMQESYDEGVTDEFIKPIVNGGFDGTIKEGDVVIFFNYRNDRAKELTIVLTQQDMPEQGMNTIPGLQFYCMTPYDASFKGVHILFDKENVQNTLGEYLSANGKTQLHMAETEKYAHVTFFFNGGRETPYDGEERILVPSPKVATYDLKPEMSAYEVKDKLVEAIRTRKFDFIVVNFANGDMVGHTGVYEAIEKAVKAIDSCVKDTVEAAKANDYEVIIIADHGNADHALNEDGTPNTAHSLNPVPFVYVTANKNVKVENGVLADVAPSILHILGMKQPEEMTGKDLIK; this is translated from the coding sequence ATGAGCAAGAAAGCCCTTTTAATGATTCTTGATGGCTGGGGCATCGGCGATCAAGGCAAAGACGATGTGATTTTCAATACGCCTACTCCCTATTGGGACAGTCTGCTGGCCGATTACCCGCACTCGCAACTTCAGGCAAGCGGCGAGAATGTGGGTTTGCCCGACGGACAGATGGGCAATTCCGAGGTAGGCCATCTCAATATCGGTGCCGGACGTATCGTATATCAGGATTTGGTGAAGATAAACCGTGCCTGTGCCGATGGAAGCATCCTGAAAAACAAGGAAATCGTTTCGGCTTTTTCTTATGCAAAAGAGAAGGGAAAGAACATCCACTTCATGGGGCTGACCTCTACCGGCGGTGTACACAGCTCTTTCGACCATTTGTTCAAACTCTGCGATATTTCTAAGGAATATGGCATTGAGAACACTTTCATCCATTGCTTCATGGATGGCCGCGACACCGACCCGAAGAGCGGTAAGGGTTTCATCGAGCAACTGACTGCACATTGCCGAAAGTCGGCCGGCAAGATTGCCTCCATCGTAGGGCGTTTCTATGCAATGGACCGTGACAAGCGTTGGGAGCGTGTCAAGGTTGCCTATGATTTGTTGGTAAACGGTGAAGGCAAGGTGGCTACGGATATGGTTCAGGCCATGCAGGAGTCGTACGACGAAGGCGTTACGGACGAATTCATCAAGCCGATTGTGAACGGCGGCTTCGACGGCACCATCAAGGAAGGCGATGTGGTTATCTTCTTCAACTACCGCAACGACCGCGCCAAAGAATTGACCATCGTGCTGACGCAACAAGATATGCCGGAACAGGGTATGAACACCATTCCGGGCTTGCAGTTCTATTGCATGACGCCGTATGATGCAAGCTTTAAGGGTGTGCACATCCTTTTTGACAAGGAAAATGTTCAGAACACGTTGGGCGAATACTTGTCTGCCAACGGCAAGACACAGCTCCACATGGCCGAGACAGAGAAATATGCTCATGTCACGTTCTTCTTCAACGGAGGCCGCGAAACTCCGTACGATGGTGAGGAGCGCATTCTGGTTCCCTCACCGAAAGTGGCTACCTACGACTTGAAGCCGGAAATGAGTGCCTACGAAGTAAAAGACAAATTGGTGGAAGCCATCCGTACCCGGAAGTTCGACTTCATCGTCGTGAACTTTGCCAACGGCGACATGGTGGGACATACCGGTGTTTATGAAGCCATCGAGAAGGCGGTGAAAGCTATTGACTCATGTGTGAAAGACACGGTGGAGGCCGCCAAAGCAAACGATTACGAGGTAATCATCATTGCCGACCATGGTAATGCCGACCATGCCTTGAACGAAGATGGAACGCCTAACACCGCCCATTCTTTGAATCCGGTTCCTTTTGTTTACGTCACTGCAAACAAAAATGTAAAGGTAGAAAATGGTGTCCTTGCCGATGTAGCTCCTTCTATCCTGCACATTTTGGGAATGAAGCAACCTGAAGAGATGACGGGAAAGGACTTGATTAAGTAA
- a CDS encoding YhcH/YjgK/YiaL family protein, protein MIVSNLQNSNRIEGLHPLFPRLFEYVKTHDLLHAPLGRIEIDGDHLFINNVNPACVSQAEQPLEVHRAYIDVHILLEGAERIGWKALEDVTDEKQPYAEEGDCALYGDAPSVFVDLKPHEFLIVYPEDPHAPLIGTGKIRKLIAKVKL, encoded by the coding sequence ATGATTGTTTCTAATTTGCAAAACAGCAATCGGATAGAAGGACTTCATCCGTTGTTTCCCCGGCTTTTCGAGTATGTGAAAACGCACGACTTGCTTCATGCCCCTTTGGGTAGGATAGAGATAGACGGCGACCACCTCTTTATCAACAACGTGAACCCTGCATGCGTTTCGCAGGCGGAGCAGCCGCTCGAGGTTCATCGTGCTTATATTGACGTGCATATATTGCTGGAAGGTGCCGAACGAATCGGCTGGAAAGCATTGGAGGATGTGACCGACGAAAAACAACCGTATGCCGAGGAGGGAGACTGTGCACTCTATGGCGATGCGCCTTCCGTTTTCGTTGACCTCAAACCCCATGAGTTCCTCATTGTCTATCCCGAAGACCCGCATGCCCCCCTGATAGGGACGGGGAAGATTCGCAAACTCATTGCGAAGGTGAAGCTCTGA
- the gyrB gene encoding DNA topoisomerase (ATP-hydrolyzing) subunit B, with the protein MTEEEKIIGENNYSASNIQVLEGLEAVRKRPAMYIGDISENGLHHLVYEVVDNSIDEAMAGYCDHIEVTINEDNSITVQDNGRGIPVDWHEKEQKSALEVVMTVLHAGGKFDKGSYKVSGGLHGVGVSCVNALSTHMTTQVFRSGKVYQQEYECGKPLYSVKEVDVCDPNLSGTKQTFWPDSSIFTVTEYKYSTLQARLRELAYLNKGIHITLTDLREKNEEDNPLKETFHSEEGVKEFVRYLNSNNTPLFDDVIYLNTEKAGVPIECAIMYNTGYRENLHSYVNNINTREGGTHEGGFRAALTRVLKKYADDNCAKALEKAKVEISGEDFREGLIAVISVKVSEPQFEGQTKTKLGNSEVSGAVNQAVGEALTYYLEEHPKEAKIIVDKVLLAATARIAARKARESVQRKSPMSGGGMPGKLADCSSKDPEECELFLVEGDSAGGSAKQGRNRAFQAILPLRGKILNVEKAMWHKAFESDEVNNIIQALGIRFGVNGEDSKEANIDKLRYKKVIIMTDADVDGSHIDTLIMTLFFRYFPQVIQQGILYIATPPLYLCTKGKVKEYCWTDQQRQRFIDTYGGGSENAVHTQRYKGLGEMNPEQLWETTMNPENRMLKQVHLENAAEADYIFSMLMGEEVGPRREFIEKNATYANIDA; encoded by the coding sequence ATGACTGAAGAAGAAAAGATAATTGGTGAGAACAATTATTCCGCAAGCAACATTCAGGTATTGGAAGGATTGGAAGCGGTGCGAAAACGCCCTGCCATGTATATCGGAGACATCAGCGAGAATGGCCTGCACCATTTGGTCTACGAAGTTGTGGACAATTCCATTGACGAAGCCATGGCCGGTTACTGCGATCACATCGAAGTTACCATCAATGAAGACAACTCCATCACCGTACAAGATAACGGTCGTGGTATTCCGGTAGACTGGCACGAAAAGGAACAGAAGTCTGCTTTGGAAGTCGTTATGACCGTGCTGCATGCGGGCGGTAAGTTCGACAAAGGCTCCTATAAGGTATCCGGCGGCCTGCACGGTGTAGGCGTATCTTGCGTAAACGCACTTTCCACGCACATGACCACTCAGGTATTCCGCAGCGGGAAAGTTTACCAGCAGGAATACGAATGCGGAAAACCTCTTTATTCCGTCAAAGAAGTAGATGTTTGCGACCCCAACCTGTCAGGAACCAAACAGACCTTTTGGCCGGACAGTAGCATCTTCACCGTCACTGAATATAAATATTCCACCCTCCAAGCACGCCTGCGTGAATTGGCCTATCTAAACAAAGGCATCCACATCACGCTGACCGACCTCCGAGAAAAAAATGAGGAAGACAATCCGCTGAAAGAGACATTCCACAGCGAAGAAGGTGTCAAAGAGTTTGTGCGCTACCTCAACAGCAACAATACTCCACTTTTCGACGATGTAATCTACCTAAATACCGAAAAGGCAGGTGTTCCTATCGAATGTGCCATCATGTATAACACTGGGTATCGCGAGAATCTGCATTCCTACGTCAACAACATCAATACGCGTGAAGGAGGTACACATGAAGGCGGATTCCGCGCTGCGCTGACACGTGTGCTGAAGAAATACGCCGACGACAACTGCGCCAAAGCCTTGGAAAAAGCCAAAGTTGAGATTTCCGGCGAAGACTTCCGCGAAGGTCTGATTGCCGTCATCTCCGTAAAAGTATCCGAACCTCAATTTGAAGGACAGACCAAAACGAAGCTTGGCAACAGTGAAGTAAGTGGCGCCGTGAATCAAGCGGTAGGTGAAGCCTTGACTTACTATCTGGAAGAGCACCCCAAAGAGGCCAAAATAATAGTAGACAAGGTGTTGCTTGCCGCAACAGCACGCATCGCCGCACGTAAAGCACGTGAATCGGTACAACGCAAATCTCCCATGTCGGGTGGAGGCATGCCGGGCAAGCTGGCCGACTGTTCCAGCAAAGACCCCGAAGAATGCGAATTGTTCCTCGTCGAGGGTGATTCGGCAGGCGGCTCGGCCAAGCAAGGACGCAATCGTGCGTTCCAAGCCATCTTGCCGCTGCGCGGTAAAATCCTGAATGTGGAAAAAGCTATGTGGCACAAGGCTTTCGAAAGCGACGAAGTAAACAATATCATCCAGGCATTGGGCATCCGTTTCGGCGTGAACGGCGAAGACAGCAAGGAAGCCAATATAGACAAACTGCGCTACAAGAAAGTGATTATCATGACCGATGCTGACGTCGATGGTTCTCACATCGACACACTGATTATGACACTTTTCTTTCGCTACTTCCCACAAGTCATCCAGCAAGGCATTCTTTACATTGCCACTCCGCCGCTTTATCTTTGTACTAAGGGAAAAGTGAAAGAGTACTGCTGGACCGACCAACAACGCCAGAGATTTATCGACACTTATGGCGGAGGTTCCGAGAATGCTGTTCATACCCAACGCTACAAAGGTTTGGGTGAGATGAATCCGGAACAGTTGTGGGAAACCACCATGAATCCGGAAAACCGTATGCTGAAGCAAGTGCACCTTGAGAATGCCGCCGAAGCCGACTACATTTTCTCCATGCTGATGGGTGAAGAAGTAGGGCCTCGCCGAGAATTCATCGAGAAGAATGCAACATATGCAAATATCGACGCATAA
- a CDS encoding AGE family epimerase/isomerase — MNVTEYLKTWADSYKHDLTTDILPFWLTNGLDHVHGGVYTCLDREGRLMDSTKSVWFQGRFGFVAAYAYNQVERNPEWLAASKSCIDFIEAHCADADGHMYFEVAADGTPLRKRRYVFSECFTAIAMSEYAIASGDKRYAEKALELFKRIQRFLATPGFLEPKYLPALQARGHSITMILINTASRIRAAIDDPILNTQIDESLNAIRRYFIHPEFKALLEMVGPEGEFIDTCNGRLINPGHCIETAWFILEEARYRNWEKSLTDMALQILDWSWQWGWDKEYGGIINFRDCRNLPVQDYSQDMKFWWPQTEAIIATLYAYQATKDEKYLAMHKQISDWTYAHFPDKECGEWYGYLHRDGTVAQPAKGNIFKGPFHIPRMMIRSYSLCNGICNDIYHEK; from the coding sequence ATGAATGTGACTGAATATCTAAAGACGTGGGCCGACTCTTATAAGCACGACTTGACGACCGACATTCTGCCTTTCTGGTTGACCAACGGCCTTGACCACGTGCATGGCGGCGTGTACACTTGCCTCGACCGTGAAGGTCGGCTGATGGACAGCACCAAGTCGGTGTGGTTCCAAGGGCGTTTCGGGTTTGTGGCTGCCTATGCCTACAATCAAGTAGAGCGCAACCCCGAGTGGCTGGCTGCTTCGAAAAGTTGCATTGACTTCATCGAAGCTCACTGTGCCGACGCTGACGGACACATGTATTTTGAGGTGGCCGCCGACGGCACTCCGCTTCGCAAGCGTCGCTATGTGTTCTCCGAGTGCTTCACGGCGATAGCCATGTCCGAGTATGCTATTGCGTCGGGTGACAAACGCTATGCCGAAAAGGCTCTTGAGCTGTTCAAACGGATTCAGAGGTTTCTTGCTACCCCCGGCTTTTTGGAACCCAAGTATCTGCCTGCCTTGCAAGCACGCGGACACTCCATCACCATGATTCTCATCAACACCGCTTCCCGCATTCGGGCAGCCATTGACGACCCTATACTTAACACACAGATAGACGAATCGCTCAACGCCATCCGCCGCTACTTCATCCATCCCGAATTCAAGGCATTGCTCGAAATGGTAGGTCCTGAAGGAGAATTCATTGACACCTGCAACGGCCGCCTGATAAACCCCGGCCATTGCATCGAAACAGCTTGGTTCATTCTGGAGGAGGCTCGATACCGCAATTGGGAGAAGAGCCTGACGGACATGGCCTTGCAGATACTCGACTGGTCGTGGCAGTGGGGCTGGGACAAGGAATACGGCGGCATCATCAACTTCCGTGACTGTCGTAACCTGCCGGTGCAGGACTATTCGCAGGACATGAAGTTCTGGTGGCCGCAGACCGAAGCCATCATAGCCACACTCTATGCCTATCAGGCCACGAAGGATGAGAAGTATCTGGCCATGCACAAGCAAATCAGCGACTGGACGTATGCTCACTTTCCCGACAAAGAGTGCGGAGAGTGGTATGGCTATCTGCATCGCGACGGCACGGTGGCACAACCCGCCAAAGGCAATATTTTTAAAGGGCCTTTCCACATTCCCCGCATGATGATTCGTAGTTATTCGTTGTGTAATGGCATCTGTAACGATATTTACCATGAAAAATAA
- a CDS encoding DUF3109 family protein gives MVQIDDVVVSLDVLREKFLCNLDACMGECCIEGDAGAPLESEEMRKLEEVLPLIWNDLSPQARAVIDEQGVAYTDEEGDLVTSIVNGKDCVFTCYDEKGCCYCAIEKAYREGKTDFYKPVSCHLYPIRIGDYGPYRAVNYHRWDVCKAAVLLGQKENLPVYKFLKEPLVRKFGESWYAELEQVVAEMKQQKML, from the coding sequence ATGGTTCAGATAGACGATGTGGTAGTCAGCCTTGATGTACTGCGTGAGAAGTTTCTTTGCAACTTGGACGCTTGCATGGGAGAATGTTGCATAGAGGGAGATGCCGGCGCACCGTTGGAATCGGAAGAGATGCGAAAGCTGGAAGAAGTCTTGCCGTTGATTTGGAATGATTTATCTCCTCAAGCGCGTGCTGTAATAGATGAGCAGGGTGTGGCCTATACGGATGAAGAAGGAGATTTGGTGACTTCCATTGTCAACGGCAAAGATTGCGTTTTTACCTGCTATGACGAGAAAGGCTGTTGCTATTGTGCCATCGAGAAGGCGTATCGAGAAGGGAAAACAGATTTCTATAAGCCGGTCTCCTGCCATTTGTATCCTATCAGAATAGGCGATTATGGACCTTACAGGGCGGTGAACTATCATCGTTGGGATGTGTGCAAAGCTGCTGTATTGTTGGGACAAAAAGAGAATCTTCCGGTATATAAGTTTCTGAAAGAGCCGTTGGTCCGCAAGTTCGGAGAAAGCTGGTATGCCGAATTGGAACAGGTGGTAGCCGAAATGAAGCAACAGAAAATGCTGTAA
- a CDS encoding dihydrodipicolinate synthase family protein yields the protein MKKIIGLIDAPFTPFYENGEVNYEPIAAYAEMLHKNGLQGVFINGSSGEGYMLTDEERMRLAERWVAEAPEGFKVIVHVGSCCVKSSRALAEHAAKIGAWGIGAMAPPFPKIGRIEELVKYIEEIAAGAPGLPFYYYHIPTFNGAFLPMVKLLEAVDGRVLNFAGIKYTFESIYEYNQCRMYKGGKFDMLHGQDETILPSLAMGGAQGGIGGTTNYNGRELVGIIEAWKAGDLETARERQNFSQEVINVICRYRGNIVGGKRIMKLIGLDLGKNRTPFQNMTDEEEAQMKAELEVIGFFDRCNKF from the coding sequence ATGAAAAAGATTATTGGACTGATTGATGCGCCGTTTACTCCTTTTTACGAGAATGGTGAGGTGAACTACGAACCCATTGCGGCTTATGCCGAGATGCTGCACAAGAACGGGTTGCAGGGTGTATTTATCAACGGTTCTTCGGGCGAGGGCTATATGCTGACTGACGAAGAGCGCATGCGCTTGGCCGAGCGTTGGGTGGCCGAAGCTCCCGAAGGATTCAAAGTGATTGTGCATGTGGGTAGCTGCTGTGTGAAGTCGAGCCGTGCCTTGGCCGAGCATGCCGCTAAAATAGGTGCGTGGGGCATCGGTGCCATGGCTCCTCCTTTCCCCAAGATAGGCCGAATCGAAGAGTTGGTGAAGTACATCGAGGAGATTGCCGCAGGCGCTCCCGGGCTGCCTTTCTACTACTATCATATCCCTACCTTCAACGGCGCTTTCCTGCCGATGGTGAAACTGCTGGAAGCGGTAGATGGCCGCGTGCTCAACTTTGCGGGCATCAAATATACGTTCGAGAGCATCTACGAATACAATCAATGCCGTATGTACAAGGGCGGTAAGTTCGATATGTTGCACGGACAGGACGAAACCATCCTGCCCAGCCTTGCCATGGGCGGTGCACAGGGCGGCATAGGCGGTACCACCAATTACAACGGCCGCGAACTGGTAGGCATCATCGAAGCATGGAAAGCCGGTGATTTGGAGACGGCACGCGAACGCCAGAACTTCTCGCAAGAGGTGATTAACGTCATCTGCCGTTATCGCGGCAACATTGTCGGCGGTAAGCGCATCATGAAACTCATCGGCTTGGATTTGGGTAAAAACCGCACGCCTTTCCAGAACATGACCGACGAGGAAGAAGCGCAGATGAAAGCCGAATTGGAAGTCATCGGTTTCTTTGATCGTTGCAATAAGTTCTAA
- a CDS encoding IS982 family transposase translates to MYKKKLHISQIFSNLEYSIFKLYNLVMCNLYTKFVKILEICKEFSEDLVTEAGNVRRPGPVPRFSDLEVIALSMAAEAEEIDSENWLFEAKLKECRSSIPNLISRRQFNDRRKLVSGLCEQIRSRMANHIDGGEDYFCIDSKPIEVCRVARGKRCKMGRIGDFHKAPDFGYCASQGSYFFGYKLHALCGLSGVIHSYDLSKASVHDINYLNDIKPLYHDCSIFGDKGYIGAEIQLDLFETANIRLECPYRLNQKNWKPAFIPFAKARKRIETLFSQLTDQFLVIRNYAKETCGLFARIVGKVSALTALQYINYINNKPIGRIKYALI, encoded by the coding sequence ATGTATAAGAAAAAGTTGCATATATCGCAGATTTTTAGTAACTTAGAGTATTCAATATTTAAGTTATATAATCTCGTTATGTGCAACTTGTATACAAAGTTCGTCAAAATTCTGGAGATATGCAAGGAATTCTCCGAAGATTTAGTTACTGAAGCTGGAAATGTTCGTCGTCCAGGCCCTGTGCCTCGTTTCTCCGATTTGGAAGTCATCGCATTGAGCATGGCTGCCGAGGCTGAGGAGATAGACAGCGAGAACTGGCTGTTTGAAGCGAAGTTGAAGGAGTGCCGTTCTTCCATCCCCAACCTTATCTCCCGCCGTCAGTTCAACGACCGCCGCAAGTTGGTTAGTGGTCTTTGTGAGCAGATACGCAGCCGCATGGCCAATCATATAGATGGTGGCGAGGATTACTTCTGCATAGACTCAAAGCCAATAGAAGTGTGCCGTGTGGCTCGTGGTAAGAGATGTAAGATGGGACGTATTGGTGATTTCCACAAAGCCCCTGACTTCGGTTATTGTGCATCCCAAGGCAGTTACTTCTTCGGATATAAACTTCACGCACTCTGTGGCTTAAGCGGTGTCATACATTCATACGACCTGTCCAAGGCGAGTGTTCACGACATCAACTATCTGAATGACATCAAGCCGCTTTACCACGATTGTAGCATATTCGGTGACAAGGGATATATCGGAGCGGAAATCCAGCTTGACCTCTTCGAGACGGCCAACATCAGGCTTGAGTGTCCCTACAGGCTCAACCAAAAGAACTGGAAGCCGGCCTTCATTCCTTTTGCAAAGGCAAGAAAGAGGATTGAAACTCTGTTCTCACAACTTACAGACCAGTTCCTCGTCATCAGGAACTACGCAAAAGAAACATGCGGCCTTTTTGCCCGAATAGTGGGCAAAGTCAGTGCCCTGACTGCATTACAATACATCAATTACATTAACAACAAACCCATAGGTAGGATTAAGTACGCACTGATTTAA
- a CDS encoding creatininase family protein: protein MKNKNHLDLSLASYGEVRDLTYDLVVLPWGATEPHNLHLPYLTDAILSHAVAVDAAEKALQLYGVRCMVLPPVTLGSQNPGQRSLKFCIHARYETQKAVLADTVASLHAQGFHKLVLINGHGGNNFKNMIRDLAVDYPDFLIASGEWFAVLSAKEYFDAPGDHADEVETSVMMHYYPELVDLSMAGPGVYKPFALSALREKVAWMPRDWGRATEDTGIGDPSLSTAEKGKRFAQAVSDKYAELFAQLARAHFPEEFY from the coding sequence ATGAAAAATAAAAATCACTTGGACCTGTCCCTGGCTTCCTATGGCGAAGTCAGGGACTTGACGTACGATTTGGTTGTGCTACCTTGGGGAGCCACCGAGCCTCACAATCTCCATCTGCCTTATCTGACCGATGCAATCTTGTCGCATGCCGTGGCTGTGGATGCCGCTGAAAAGGCCTTGCAGCTGTACGGAGTGCGTTGCATGGTGTTGCCTCCCGTCACGTTAGGCTCTCAGAATCCGGGACAACGAAGCCTCAAATTTTGTATCCATGCCCGCTATGAAACGCAAAAAGCAGTGTTGGCCGACACGGTGGCCTCGCTTCATGCGCAAGGATTTCATAAGCTCGTCCTCATCAATGGGCACGGGGGTAACAACTTCAAGAACATGATTCGTGACTTGGCAGTAGATTATCCCGACTTCTTGATTGCCTCCGGCGAGTGGTTTGCAGTGTTATCCGCCAAAGAATATTTCGATGCTCCCGGCGACCATGCCGACGAGGTGGAAACTTCCGTCATGATGCATTATTATCCCGAGTTGGTAGATCTTTCCATGGCAGGCCCCGGAGTTTATAAACCGTTTGCTTTATCGGCTTTGCGTGAAAAGGTAGCTTGGATGCCGCGAGATTGGGGTCGGGCAACCGAAGATACGGGTATCGGAGATCCGTCACTTTCTACGGCTGAGAAAGGAAAACGCTTTGCGCAAGCAGTATCCGATAAATATGCCGAGTTGTTTGCCCAGCTGGCACGTGCACATTTCCCGGAGGAGTTTTATTAA
- a CDS encoding MFS transporter, translating into MKNKNVYPWVVVGLLWVVALLNYMDRQMLSTMQEAMKADIAELNKAEAFGALMAIFLWIYGLLSPVAGMVADRVNRKWLVVGSLFVWSAVTSLMGYADSFRELYWLRALMGVSEALYIPAALSLIADWHVGKSRSLAIGIHMTGLYMGQAIGGFGATIAAMFSWHTTFHWFGFIGMAYSLVLMLALRENPVHGSVKKPEGAPAAAKPTLLGGFSMLFSMWAFWIILFYFAAPSLPGWATKNWLPTLFSDSLGIPMSEAGPISTITIAVSSFIGVIVGGILSDRWVQRNVRGRVYTGAIGLGMTIPALVLLGFGHSFPAVVGAGLLFGVGYGIFDANNMPILCQFVPTRLRATAYGIMNMTGVFAGAAVTQLLGKWTDGGSLGLGFAMLGGVVLVALALQVFFLRPTTDNME; encoded by the coding sequence ATGAAGAATAAGAATGTATATCCGTGGGTGGTAGTGGGTTTGCTATGGGTTGTGGCGTTGCTCAACTACATGGACAGGCAGATGCTTTCCACTATGCAGGAAGCCATGAAGGCAGATATTGCGGAGTTGAACAAAGCAGAGGCATTTGGCGCGCTGATGGCCATTTTCCTCTGGATTTACGGTCTTTTGAGTCCCGTGGCCGGTATGGTTGCTGACCGTGTGAACCGCAAGTGGCTGGTGGTGGGCAGTTTGTTCGTATGGTCGGCTGTCACGTCGCTGATGGGATATGCCGACAGCTTCAGGGAACTCTACTGGCTGCGTGCTCTGATGGGCGTCAGTGAGGCGCTATACATACCTGCTGCGCTCTCTCTGATTGCCGATTGGCATGTGGGGAAGTCCCGCTCGTTGGCCATCGGTATACACATGACGGGATTGTACATGGGTCAGGCCATCGGCGGTTTTGGTGCAACGATTGCGGCGATGTTTTCGTGGCACACCACGTTCCATTGGTTCGGCTTCATCGGCATGGCCTATTCGCTGGTGCTGATGCTGGCCTTGCGCGAGAATCCGGTGCATGGCTCGGTGAAGAAACCGGAAGGTGCGCCTGCGGCGGCGAAACCAACGCTGTTGGGCGGGTTCAGCATGCTCTTCTCCATGTGGGCTTTTTGGATTATCTTGTTCTACTTTGCGGCTCCCAGTCTGCCGGGGTGGGCCACAAAGAACTGGCTGCCTACGCTATTCTCCGATAGTCTGGGCATTCCGATGTCCGAGGCCGGGCCTATCTCCACGATCACCATTGCAGTGTCGTCGTTCATCGGTGTGATTGTGGGCGGCATCTTGTCCGACCGCTGGGTGCAACGCAATGTGCGCGGACGTGTATATACGGGTGCCATCGGTCTGGGCATGACCATACCTGCACTTGTTCTCTTGGGCTTCGGCCACAGTTTCCCGGCTGTTGTGGGAGCGGGATTACTCTTCGGTGTGGGCTACGGCATTTTCGATGCTAACAACATGCCCATCCTCTGCCAGTTTGTACCCACCCGTCTTCGTGCTACGGCCTACGGTATCATGAACATGACGGGCGTCTTTGCCGGCGCTGCCGTGACGCAACTGTTGGGTAAGTGGACCGACGGCGGAAGTCTGGGGCTGGGCTTCGCCATGCTGGGCGGTGTGGTGCTGGTGGCCTTGGCGCTTCAGGTGTTCTTCCTGCGCCCCACCACGGACAATATGGAATAA
- the rpsT gene encoding 30S ribosomal protein S20 has translation MANHKSSLKRIRQERARRLHNRYYGKTMRNAVRKLRNTTDKAEAIAMYPGITKMLDKLAKTHIIHKNKANNLKSKLAIYINKLS, from the coding sequence ATGGCAAATCACAAATCATCACTGAAAAGAATCAGACAAGAAAGAGCAAGAAGACTTCACAACAGGTATTATGGCAAAACCATGAGAAATGCTGTTCGTAAACTTCGCAATACCACGGACAAAGCTGAAGCAATCGCGATGTATCCCGGTATTACAAAAATGTTGGATAAGTTGGCAAAGACCCACATCATCCACAAAAATAAAGCAAACAATCTGAAGTCTAAATTGGCAATTTACATCAATAAGTTGTCATAA